The following proteins are co-located in the Camelina sativa cultivar DH55 chromosome 12, Cs, whole genome shotgun sequence genome:
- the LOC109128033 gene encoding uncharacterized protein LOC109128033 — protein MESYGDLINNNKVILDDGNYGFWKSRIKSIIGGIDRLAWKTVLEKWEEPTIKDESGKRIPKPEADWTDNEQKRSKYNSRALSAIHCSVGRKQFELIQGCETAKEAWDILQIHYEGTTKVQSSRKDMLASRFENLKMEEHESISDFSSKLSALAQEALTLGKTYKDQKLVKKFLRCLPSRFMGYKTALTVSQDLDNLSYGEVVGMLQAHEMELNGIKKPKGIALAVSKDLSDQGEEDAVSLLVRRFDRALRRIEQGQGQKKNNSFKKTSEDKKADMQCHEWTGHTHEECVSNSKFKKEKSMISIENESDSDSSSEEELINLVAMVGITEFENGEEVTDSESEGEEVLDIVQSYKEVRNTLISLGKENQGLITEKLRLEALVMSLQNELVDEKKLAKDSLDLMKEKLFLSAKADKLEEELLKERKKSTKLQSELDQQHRKIHMFAGTKQLDKILSYGRTEKTHRGLGFTENKGAKSQTTKFVSAGAYQSEKETSYGVSNGSLRCYFCGKIGHYKRFCYKYWQKVCTLKQQGRFFWNGIRRQVWMKKADLYQSGSMVASGSGFRCNMAMITEEQEETEPMCDMAMITEEQEDTEPWFFDSGCSRHMTGTKSNLQNIKKLKGGTVTFGDGSHGFI, from the exons ATGGAGAGCTACGGAGATCTGATCAACAACAATAAAGTCATCTTGGATGATGGAAACTATGGGTTTTGGAAGTCAAGGATCAAATCCATCATAGGAGGTATTGATCGTCTTGCTTGGAAGACTGTTCTAGAAAAGTGGGAGGAACCAACGATCAAGGATGAATCAGGCAAGCGAATTCCAAAACCTGAGGCAGACTGGACTGATAACGAACAAAAGAGATCAAAATACAACTCAAGGGCTTTAAGTGCAATTCATTGCAGTGTTGGGAGAAAACAGTTTGAGTTGATTCAAGGGTGTGAAACTGCTAAAGAAGCATGGGATATCCTTCAAATTCATTATGAAGGTACAACTAAAGTGCAGAGTTCAAGAAAGGATATGTTGGCTTCTAGATTTGAGAATCTAAAGATGGAGGAACATGAATCGATCTCAGATTTTAGTTCAAAGTTGAGTGCTCTAGCACAAGAAGCCTTAACTCTTGGGAAGACGTATAAGGATCAAAAGTTAGTCAAAAAGTTTCTAAGGTGTCTTCCATCTAGGTTCATGGGATACAAAACAGCTTTAACGGTCTCACAAGATTTAGATAATCTCAGTTATGGTGAAGTAGTAGGAATGCTACAGGCACACGAGATGGAACTTAATGggattaagaaaccaaaaggaaTAGCTCTAGCAGTAAGCAAAGACCTATctgatcaaggagaagaagatgctgTGAGTCTGTTGGTAAGAAGATTTGATCGAGCTCTGAGAAGGATAGAACAAGGTCAAGGTCAAAAGAAGAACAATTCATTCAAGAAGACAAGTGAAGACAAAAAGGCTGATATGCAGTGTCATGAAT GGACTGGCCACACACATGAGGAATGTGTGAGTAACTCTaaattcaagaaagaaaagtctATGATTAGCATTGAGAATGAGTCAGATAGTGATAGCAGCAGCGAAGAAGAACTCATTAATTTAGTAGCTATGGTGGGAATCACTGAATTTGAGAATGGGGAAGAAGTAACTGACTCAgaatcagaaggagaagaagttctTGACATTGTTCAGAGTTACAAAGAAGTGCGAAATACACTTATTTCGCTAGGAAAAGAAAATCAAGGTTTGATTACTGAAAAACTTCGTTTAGAAGCACTTGTTATGTCATTACAGAATGAATTGGTGGATGAGAAAAAGCTGGCTAAAGATTCGCTAGATCTGATGAAAGAGAAGTTGTTCTTATCTGCAAAAGCAGACAAGCTTGAAGAAGAGCtacttaaagaaagaaaaaaatctacaaaactaCAATCTGAATTAGATCAACAACATAGGAAGATTCATATGTTCGCAGGAACAAAGCAGCTTGACAAAATTTTGAGCTATGGGAGAACTGAGAAAACTCATAGAGGATTGGGATTTACTGAGAACAAGGGAGCTAAATCACAGACAACCAAGTTCGTATCTGCTGGAGCCTATCAGTCTGAGAAGGAGACATCTTATGGTGTTTCTAATGGATCTTTGAGGTGTTATTTTTGTGGGAAAATCGGTCACTACAaacgtttttgttacaaatattgGCAGAAGGTCTGTACCTTAAAGCAACAAGGAAGATTCTTCTGGAATGGAATTAGAAGACAAGTTTGGATGAAGAAAGCTGACCTATATCAATCGGGATCAATGGTAGCTTCTGGATCTGGGTTTAGATGCAATATGGCCATGATtactgaagaacaagaagaaacgGAACCAATGTGCGATATGGCTATGATcactgaagaacaagaagacacGGAGCCTTGGTTCTTTGACAGCGGCTGCTCAAGACATATGACTGGAACCAAGAGTAATCTACAGAATATTAAGAAATTGAAAGGAGGTACAGTAACATTTGGAGATGGAAGTCATGGTTTCATATAA